From the genome of Eremothecium gossypii ATCC 10895 chromosome I, complete sequence:
ATTCCATTCGTCAACCAGGAATGTATCTTCCAAATCACCGCTGAAGAACAATGCCAAAGAATTTCGTAGTTTGTCCGGCTCATCATTATAGTACATGAATTTCGCCAATGCGTCGATATTTTCGCTCCCATCAAGCATGTCAAACGTTCTATTTAAGCGACTTAGCGTGGCAGACGCCAATTGATTCTGTTCCGTAAGTTTGTAGTAATCATAAACAAAACACAAACAGTCATAGATCGGTGTCCAATCTTGCAGCTCACCTACTACCCGCATAAAGTCCTTCACATAAAATTCGCAATCTTTTGATACGCCGACTTGGATATAAATACCGATAACTTGAGCAAAAAGATCTTGTAGTAACGATATAACTTCTAGTCTGTGGAATTGAGATAGCTTTTGTTGTTTCTTTATTAAAGATTGGCAGAGTTTTAAAGCTTTTTTGGCCTCTAAAAGTGATTCAAACATGTTATTATTGTGGAATTGTAGGAGAGATGCAAGTTTTTCAATTCGTATGTTTAGAAGTAGTAGTTTCAGAAATTGACTGACAGGTAGATTCGAATTATTATTGATATCAAAAAAATTAGTTTGACTGACCCGAAGTTCTTGTACTAAATGGTTAAAGGAATCATTATCCCTTTCCCATGAGATGATCAACAACCTTGCATAAAGATATTCATATAACGAATCAAATGTCGCTCGCTCTATACTGAACGACGAGTGAATTTTTAAAACACTCTGGATCTGTAATTTGGTAGCCTGGACCATTTTTAACGCAGTATAAGCTTCCAATAGCCACACCCTTATATCATTTTTAAATGATTCGTAATATTCGCCTTTGCTTTTAAGCAATTGGCATAGCTCAATAAGTTTCTTGTGAAATTTGTTGAACCTCAAGTACTGTACCAAAGCCTTAACAAAACGAACTTCTAGACCTGATATGCGTTCATCCGTGGGCAACGAACTAACCCATCGACTCACGTACATATTGGCTATCTTGGATAGTTGTAATGTACCGTGAGTCTCCATCTCCATGTTCAAACTATAAGTAGATTTGATCAACATTTCATACTTGGCCAAAACATCAACACTTTTGATTTTACAGTCCACATCCATATAGCCAAATTTATAGACACCATTTAATGCCATGAATAACATTTTCGATAGCGGAGCCCAGCCATTATAAGGTATTGTAAAAATATCAGAAACAAATCCACTGTATACCAACACTAGCATTGGCTCGGACGATGCCTTAAAGTCTGTGTAACTAGTTAGTCCCAATTTCTTGAAACACTTCAACGACTTGTTCAAGCAGACATCCCATAGGCCGGCCAATGAGGGATCCGCGAACATAACATAAACATTGAAACACTGTTCAAAGAGCGATACTGAGATGTCTCCTGAAGCGACAGAAATAAACTTCTCGAACTTGGTAAACATTGACCAGTCCTGTTTGACGGACATAAAGAGAAATAATTCGAGATCTGCTGCAAGTCGTATAAGGCTTTCATGCTTATACATCACATATGCGTTGAATGAAATATTGACGACGTTGTTGAGTCGCTTATATTCCTTGGCATCAATAAAATATTCAGCTAAACTTTTCAGTATCGTATGTATCGATTCGACAGACACATGGACCACATTTGTATTGATGAATATCGCAATTTTATCAAGAAGTATAACGTGTGCTTTCTGCAAGCGTAAACGTTTCAAACTGCAATTGAGAATGTAAACCTTGAGTGCGCCTAGAAATGCGTCTGTGGGAGAGACACCTTTTGAAAGCTTTGTAGTAATATGTTTTGTGTATGCATCGAATTCTGCATTGTCGAGGGTCCGCCGGCCGTGTAATATTTGCTGTAGAATAATGGGATCTTCTGGATTGAGCTTGGTGTCTCCTCTGTCAGGCACACGAAAATCCTGCCACATAAGTTTGCCAATGCTTGTCATATGCTGTGAATAGGAACGATAGTAGATGTCAAGGAAAGGAAGACTGGATTCCAAGCCTGCGCCTGCAAATTTTAGGACCTGTTTTTGGAATTTCGCGAGATCCATGTTCTTGATGTATGTCGAGAAGTCCAACCGGAACTGGGACACGTACTGAAGGAACTTGAGTGCGAAAAGCACCTTGTATTGCGGAAGCAAAGAGAAAAAATTCAATATGAGCTTCACGACGGTGTGTACTTTCAGCTTCGGATCGCGTAATATATACCGCTCGTCCGCCGCGAAGATCCGAACCACCGTTTCAGCGTGGCTTTCCACCTGTCGCATCCGAATTATCAGTTGCATCGCCAAGATCTTGGCCGTGCTGAGATACCGTTCGTTGCTCACCCCAAAGTCCGCCATCAATACGTCTCCTAGCCCTCCAGCCGGCCTGTAGTTCGTCTGGTTGTACAGGGCAACCACCTCCcgcgctgcggccgcgTCCTGTCCCGCTTCTAAAAGCCGCACCACCACGCCCATGTGCTGCCTAGAAACCTCTGCCACCCGCCCGAGCTGGTGTCGCTGCTTGAGCTCCCTATAGAGCCCCGTCAACGCCTCGCGCACCTTGTCTGCCTCCCCCTTACCCTCTTGCACAAACCGCTGCACCTCGCGGAAGCCCTCTGTTACGTCAAAGGGCAGCCGATCTACAAAATGCAACCGATTGGTGCTGCTATTGAATGCCTCGACTAGAGGTTTTTCGTGTTTTGTAGTCCCACCTGCCGCTCCCGTCCACGAATTCCGCATTATGGGCGTATTCAGGTTAATGACATTTAGTACTTCCTTTTCTCTAGCCATAATACCGCCTTTATCCCACTCAGCTAGCACTTATAAGTTGTTCTCACCTGCTAATCGCTCTTAGCTCATTGCAACCACTAGTTGTAAACATGATGTGGCTTTTCTTCTTTCAATTATATTATGTTTGTGTTTACCTTTGTCCGATGATACGGGTGCACTTTGTACCCTGTATGCCGGACAGTAATCCTCGAGCAGCCCGTAACATCCCGTGGAGATGAGATTGTAGCAGTTTATACGCAGTGACCGCAGTACAGAAGCACGGTACAGGGCGAGGATGCATTTTCAGGTACTTGAGACCACTTCAAATGTTGAGGTGATGGAGCAGGTGCTCTCTGAATTGGAGCAGAGCCCTATGGCTCCAGAGGCAGCCCTGGTGGTGTTGCAGCGAGTGGTGACCGCTTACGAATCACTGCCTAGTCGTTTACAGGCGATGTTGCGGCGGCTGTGTGGCAAGTCGAGCGTTCTGATGTCGCAGGTGGTAGTAGCTGCGCAGCAGGTGCGTGGCCGTCCGGAGGCAGGGATCTATCAGCGAGTGCTGCGTGAGACGCTGGAAAGAGAGCCAGGTGCGCTGGCCCACCAGCTCGCGGGAGGAGGGCCCACGCAACGGCGGCTAGTTACTGCGTTGTTTTTTGGTAGTAGGGTGTTCAACGTACTTGCCCATACGCTAAGTGCGGCGGCATACGTCAGTCTGCTGACGCCCCAGCTGCAGACATGGTTTGAGAAAGGTGCAGGCGCCCCCGAGGATGCAGAGGTCCTTGTGGCGCTGTTGAGGTTCCATCCTACGCAAGCAGCAGACGCGCTCGTGGATCTAGTGCTTTGCGAAGTCCGATGGCAGATATTTTGCAAGATCTGCAACCAGCGTGTGGGCGTGGTGCAACGCCAGCTGGTCAACGGTTTCCTTCTGCGGACATTAGGCCGCCTTGTGGAAGCTAGCAATGTCCAGGCTGCATACGATCTCCTGTTAACGCTGGATTACCGTCTTTTTAacctgctggagctgcaTAAGGTAAACTCGGTGCATCTACAAAGCGCTATAGTGCAGGTGCTGCCGGAGAGCGGTTGCGAAGCGCTGCTGAAGATATGCCTCGGGATGTTTGGCACCCCAGATACAGATGACGAGAAGAGATGCAACCTCTTTGCTATCCTTATTGCGCGTATGGCCGGTCCTGAACTAGAGAAGATCGTCCACGACCAACAATTCCTGAGCGCAGTAACATTTAGGCTAGCGTCCGAAGATGGGGCGGTACGCGATCGGACGATGTCGATTGCCAAGGCTGTTGCAGGTGAGTCGCTGAAGTATGAAGCCGCGCATATCAAGCTGCCCGTCCCACCACTGCGTCCCAAGGGCACCATATGCTTCGAAGAGATCACAACTCCGAGAGCGAGCGCCTATGTCAATAATTCTGCCGTTGAGCCTCAACTTGGTGCTCTCACACTCGAGGATAGTGACGACAGCGATGTAGACAGCGATGGTGAGCGGCGCGGAAGAGAAATCGTGTTTCTGAAAGACCTCCTGGTGGAGCTGGAGGCACCAGATCTTTCAGAAAGAGGCCCG
Proteins encoded in this window:
- the TEL2 gene encoding Tel2p (Syntenic homolog of Saccharomyces cerevisiae YGR099W (TEL2)) encodes the protein MHFQVLETTSNVEVMEQVLSELEQSPMAPEAALVVLQRVVTAYESLPSRLQAMLRRLCGKSSVLMSQVVVAAQQVRGRPEAGIYQRVLRETLEREPGALAHQLAGGGPTQRRLVTALFFGSRVFNVLAHTLSAAAYVSLLTPQLQTWFEKGAGAPEDAEVLVALLRFHPTQAADALVDLVLCEVRWQIFCKICNQRVGVVQRQLVNGFLLRTLGRLVEASNVQAAYDLLLTLDYRLFNLLELHKVNSVHLQSAIVQVLPESGCEALLKICLGMFGTPDTDDEKRCNLFAILIARMAGPELEKIVHDQQFLSAVTFRLASEDGAVRDRTMSIAKAVAGESLKYEAAHIKLPVPPLRPKGTICFEEITTPRASAYVNNSAVEPQLGALTLEDSDDSDVDSDGERRGREIVFLKDLLVELEAPDLSERGPLRLLKLTIKLVRQKQAFVSEVSFYAPAMLTAVATISNSQSEQDFEEYRINALVSLLVAVPEKVTDLLHLLFQADLSLQQRMAILSALALAARELRGLEDKYVLKPVFDFPTRRLPRNDAPSRALESRESGTSSEGTISAHHTVWRSRKLDSAPAPERPNAFRKHAPAFFFPLAHAWLNGIDLGTFDALFKKHYLSTLRLILAAANPHAEFDRMSELMSYVLQDAEAHDISIE
- the ESP1 gene encoding separase (Syntenic homolog of Saccharomyces cerevisiae YGR098C (ESP1)), whose amino-acid sequence is MAREKEVLNVINLNTPIMRNSWTGAAGGTTKHEKPLVEAFNSSTNRLHFVDRLPFDVTEGFREVQRFVQEGKGEADKVREALTGLYRELKQRHQLGRVAEVSRQHMGVVVRLLEAGQDAAAAREVVALYNQTNYRPAGGLGDVLMADFGVSNERYLSTAKILAMQLIIRMRQVESHAETVVRIFAADERYILRDPKLKVHTVVKLILNFFSLLPQYKVLFALKFLQYVSQFRLDFSTYIKNMDLAKFQKQVLKFAGAGLESSLPFLDIYYRSYSQHMTSIGKLMWQDFRVPDRGDTKLNPEDPIILQQILHGRRTLDNAEFDAYTKHITTKLSKGVSPTDAFLGALKVYILNCSLKRLRLQKAHVILLDKIAIFINTNVVHVSVESIHTILKSLAEYFIDAKEYKRLNNVVNISFNAYVMYKHESLIRLAADLELFLFMSVKQDWSMFTKFEKFISVASGDISVSLFEQCFNVYVMFADPSLAGLWDVCLNKSLKCFKKLGLTSYTDFKASSEPMLVLVYSGFVSDIFTIPYNGWAPLSKMLFMALNGVYKFGYMDVDCKIKSVDVLAKYEMLIKSTYSLNMEMETHGTLQLSKIANMYVSRWVSSLPTDERISGLEVRFVKALVQYLRFNKFHKKLIELCQLLKSKGEYYESFKNDIRVWLLEAYTALKMVQATKLQIQSVLKIHSSFSIERATFDSLYEYLYARLLIISWERDNDSFNHLVQELRVSQTNFFDINNNSNLPVSQFLKLLLLNIRIEKLASLLQFHNNNMFESLLEAKKALKLCQSLIKKQQKLSQFHRLEVISLLQDLFAQVIGIYIQVGVSKDCEFYVKDFMRVVGELQDWTPIYDCLCFVYDYYKLTEQNQLASATLSRLNRTFDMLDGSENIDALAKFMYYNDEPDKLRNSLALFFSGDLEDTFLVDEWNLRLGIVIENTREQPQLKALSDVNKSNELYLRILKQMELDPFFSNMCESVIAIPSCFSPKVEEIRPAVSNVWSPAGSPYHSPRPSSLTPRGKCLRQKFDRSNAINNLQMIKRLIESVNLDEMQNHEVSKTSCLYSLSLSFLSNISSKTDFRHALIKRFTMAELPKYMPMYYDKMFSRMGNEVYGSFMPMEVKSMCTPFFTVQQKVDGIQTNFNSWDEPFQAISVDICKYNGDLLLSKVVSTTGKHFHLRLPLNRHESRDLSQETLTFALLMEELNDIIEKNNRTTSIEVTSVIKTKEDRREWWEERYSLDKRMCDLMRRIEDSWICGFCGFFSQKQLDKNHFALFKLGFQKVLQQNLPTRRQYGNPSMFLQVDDFILELFLKVDWDALPHEKKVEFMEDLIYFIFDILLFHGEENAYDEIDVHLIHIQLEELIHDYHAKAPEAPRLGHTFLVISSECSLVPWESLSIFSDASVSRVPSINFLHELLTKFRGEISPKINLDSRLSIVLNPHGDLTRTELRFKEHFTRLCCDLGSTRIVTGSKPEEDEFVRMITNSSTFIYIGHGGGEQYFRSKTLKLQDNAAPSFLLGCSSAYMKQYGKLEPSSVLYSYLLGGSPMVIGNLWDVTDKDIDAFTEAMFQKLGIFPSQRDRFLNVSEAVSSSRDVCHLRYLNGAAPVVYGLPFRYNTTEPMLPGKGY